CCTGGCCGCCGCCATCGGCAAGATCCGGGCGAACTACGGCTGGAGCCCGCGCTTCACCCTCGCCGACGCTCTTCAGGACCTTTGGCGAAACCCCGACATTCCCGCCGAACTTCTGGAGCGGAGCTGATTCCATGAAGATACTCGCGGCCGTGATCGCTCATCCCCTCCGCAAGGTGGCCGGCGCCACCAATGCGGCGCGGGAGCTCACGCAAGCCACGGCGCCGCTGGCCGACATCGAACTCGCTGTCATGTGGGATCGCGACGAAACCGTTCGCGAAGACGGCCTCGTCACCCACTATCTTTCTTGTTACAACCGGCTGGGTCCACTCGCCGCGAAGGTCCCGCGCTTCGTCAGCATTCCGTTGTACGATTCGCGCCTTCCGGAACTGGCGACCTCCGGCGGCTATGACCTTGTCCACATTCATAACCTGTTGCCCGCCGGGGCCGCCGAACGGCTGGTGAATGCATGCAAGCGCAAGGGGATCCCCTATGTCATCAGCAGTCACGGATTCTATGAACTGAGCCGCTACGCCGAGATCAACGGATTCGGCACGGCGAAGTCGGTCCTCGCCGACTATGCCATCACGCAGCCTTTTCGCCGGATGGTGGAAGGGGCCGCATCGATTTTCGCCCTCAGCAGCTATGATCGCGAACTGCTGGCGGGTATGGGAGTTCGGCAGCGCCGTTTCGAAATCGTCACCAATGGCGTCAATGAGTTCTTCCTCGCGCCGCCCTCGATCGCCGAAAGCCACGCGGTTCACGACAAATGGATCAAAGGTTCGGGCCCGGTTCTGCTGTTCTTCGGGAGCCTCCATGCCTACAAGGGCGTGGGCGTGTTCCTGAAGTCGCTGCGCGGTATTGAAGGAGATTGGCAGGCTGTGGTCGCCGGGAGGTTCAAGCACGAGAGCGAACCCCGCGACCTGATGCGTGGCGCCGGGTTGACCGAACGGGAGGCGTCGCGCGTCACCTTCACAGGCGGAGTCAGCAATGAAGAGCTCCGTGCGCTCTATCGCGCCGCGGACCTGTTCGTTTACCCGACTATGGGCGACACGCTCCCCCTGGTGGTGCTCGAAGCCATGGCGTGCGAACGCGCCGTCGTGGCCACGCGGGTCGGCGGCATCCCGTTTCAGGTGACGCCGGAGTGCGGAAGGCTCGTCGAGCCTGGCGATGCCTGCGCGGTAACCAGGGCCGTCGCTGAGTTACTCGCGGCGCCGGAAGTCCGCCGGTCCATGGGCATCCACGGACGCCGGCGCGTGGAGCAGACGTTTCGATGGAGGAAAGCGGCGGAAAGAGCAGTAGCTGGGTACCGCGTTGTGCTCGGCGTCGAAGAGGTGAAGGAGGAGGAAGTACATGTTAGTGGAAGTTGAGGGGAGAGCCGGAAGCTCCATACCTGGGGTGAAGAAGCTCTCTGTTGGTGTGATTGGGGCCGGCGACATCGCGCGAACCGCGCACTTGCCGGTGCTCACGCAGTGCGAGAATATTTCCGTCGATTGGCTCGCGGATGTGAATCGCGGCAATGCCGCGTCTCTGGCCAAGGCATACAAGACGGAATGTCTGCCCCTGACGGAGAACCTGAAGGAACTCCCCGCGGCGGATGTCGTATTGCTGGCCTGCCCCTATGGAGTCCGGCAGCCTTACTACGAAATGTTGAGCGAGCGCGGATCGGCGATCTACGCTGAAAAGCCGCTTGCCAGAACCGCCGCCGAACATGACTCCATATGCGCCATGTTTCCCGACTGGGCCTTGGCCTCCGGACTCATGATGCGCGCATGGTCGTCGAACCTCATGGCCCGCGAGGCGATCGGCGCTGGGATATTCGGCGATCTCCGGCGCGCCAGCTACTCGCATGGCCGTCCCGGTCTCGTCACCGGCGGCCGCTACTACCTGGACCCCGCGCAAGGCGGCGGCGGCATGCTCGCCGAATTCGGCATTCACGGCGTCGATTCCGTCCTCTACGCCTGCCAGGCTGCCGCCGCCGAGGTGGAACGCGTCCACTCGGTTCGCGAAGGCAAGGTGGATCTCCACACGGAGGCCGCCATCGCGATGCGGCTTCCCGGCAAGCAGGACGCCGTCTTCGACGTTACGGTCACGGGATTGGCCAACGTCTTTGAAGGCGTCGAACTCGAGTTTGACGACGCCATTCTTTCCTACCTGTTGCCGGGGCAAGGCTACGCCCTTCACGGCGACATCATCGACATGGATGTAACCGTCCGGCCCGCCCGAGGCGGTCCCGGCTATCGCTTGTCGCCAGCGATACCGGGAGTTTACCCATCGACGAAGTTTCAGATGTTCCATGAATTCTGGACTCGCTTCCTTGATGGCGTTCGAGAGCAGAAGCCCAATTGGACGTCGGCCCGGGAAGCCCGGCTGACCACAGCGGTAATCGAGGGGATCGAAAAAGGAGGATCCTCATGAAAAAGATCGGAATATTGGGAGCCAACGGGCAGGTCGGCACGGAGGTCTGTCTGCTTCTGCGTTTGATGGGCGAGTTCGAGCCGGTGCCAATCTGCCGCTCCGAGGTCGGATCGGCGTTTCTGCGCCGCTGCGGGTTCGACCCGCGCCTCGGCTGCGTGGACCGCGACCAGGACGAGGCGCGCCGTCTGCTGAGCGGCTTGGACATCGTGGCCGATTTCTCGCTCCCGGCCGGCGCCGCCTCTGGTGTTCGCAAGGCCATGCACGCGGTGATCACCAACCTCGCCAAGTCGGCTCCCGGTGGCGTCCCGATGATCTACCTCAGCAGCATCACCGCGTTCGGTGTCCCCGATTTCCATAGCCCCCTGCGCGAGTACATGTTCTCGCGGAATAACTATGGAGCGAGTAAGCGATACGCCGAGGGGCTCGCGCGAAAAGCTGGCCGCGCGAACGGAAGAAAGACGTATATTCTCCGCGTCGGCGTCGTGCACGGCGAGTTACAGGCGGTTAGCCGCAAGACGCTGCGCGAAGTCCTGCTCGCCGGAGACTCCGCGGTGCATGTTCCCGACTGCGAGTCGTTCACCGTCTTCGCGTATTCCATCGCCGAGGCGATCGCTGGCATCGCCCGCGGCGCGGAGGAACCGGGACGGTACACGATGCTCTCGAACCCCGGTTGGAGTTGGCGCGATGTCCACGAGTGGTACGCGAAGAAGGCCGGCACGTCGCCGCGCATCGTGCCCATCGGTCCCGATCGGCCCGCGAGCCTCGCCGCAAGGGCCGTCGAATGCGTGCTCGGGCCTTTGAAAAAGGCCTCGAAGGACGTCATCGCGGGCTACGTCGGCGGGCCGTTCCCTGTGTTGGAGAACGCCCTGCGCGGCGCCTACCACCGCGGTGGAGCATCCACGGAGATCCCGGCCGGCTTGCGTCAGCGCCAGAACCGGCCCTACGGCAACAACCATTCCGTTTTCCCAGGACGGCGCCCGGCTAGCATTTCCGATAGCCGCAAGACGATGCGCCCGTATGCGGAGCAACTGCAGAACATCCTGGTTGGTCTGCAAGGGAGGACGGAATCGGACCGCCATAGCAACACCACGCATGGATAGCTGCACCGGAGTGAAGATGAAAAAGATCGTTCTAACTTTCGCTTTCTGTATGGCGATGCCGTTGATGGCGGCCGAATCGGCGGCGTATGTTCTTGCCCCGCACGATCAGGTCCGCGTCTATGCGCTGCATGTCCCGGAGATCCCGGCCGACGCCTTTCGCGTGGACGAAGAAGGATACCTGAATCTTCCCCTCGTCGGCCGGGTCGCTGCGTCCGGCATGACAACCACGCAGTTGGAGCGCGCCCTCGAAGCCAAGCTGCGGAACGTCGTTCTCGAACCGGAGGTCACCGTCAACCTCGTCACCGCGCGGAACCAGCCCGTATCGGTTTTCGGCGCGGTGAAGAACCCAGGAGTGCATCAACTCCTCGAGCGCAAGCGTCTGATCGAGGTCCTTTCGCTCGCCGGAGGATTGCGCGAAGACGCGGGCTCGAAGGTCCGCATTACCCGCGCGCTCGCGAACGGACGCCTGCCGCTCGCCGGCGCCGCCGACGATTCCACCGGTCAATTCAGCGTCGCGGAAATCGACCTCGCTTCCCTGATGGAAGCCCGCAATCCCGCGGAGAACATCCTGGTGGCTCCGGACGACGTCGTCGCCGTCCCCGTCGCCGAGGTTGTTTATGTCATCGGCGAAGTGAAGCGTCCGGGAGGCTTCACGCTCAAGGATCGCGAAACGGTCCACGTCCTGCAAGCGCTCGCGATGGCCGAAGGGATGCTGGCCACCGCCTCGTCCAAGAACGCCAAGATCGTTCGTTCCGCCAAGGACGAAACGGAACGCGTCGAGATTCCGGTGAATCTGGGTAAGGTAATGGACGGACAGGCCCCCGATATCGGAATGCAACCGGGTGACATTCTCGTTGTGCCGAATAACATCCCCAGAAGCGTCGCGCTGAGAACCGCGGAGGCCGCGGTACAGCTTGTAACCGGTGTCATTATTTGGAGAAGATAAGCTGGAAAGAATGAAAAGCATGAAACGGGCATTGATCACCGGAATCACCGGGCAGGACGGATCGTATTTGGCGGAGCTTTTGCTGGACAAAGGCTACGAGGTGCACGGCATCATCCGTCGCTGTTCGAACTTCAATACGTCCAGGATCGACCACATCTACGCCGATCCGCACGAGCGCCAGGCTCGCCTGATCCTGCACTACGGCGACCTCAACGACGGGACCGGGCTGCGCCGGATCCTCGAACGCGTGAATCCCGCCGAAGTCTACAACCTCGGCGCACAGTCCCACGTCAAGATCAGTTTCGATCAGCCCGAGTACACCGCCGATTGCGCCGGCCTCGGACCATTGCGCCTCCTCGAGGCCGTGCGCGACTATCAGGACCGCACCGGCAATCAGGTTCGCTTCTACCAGGCCGGAAGTTCGGAGATGTTCGGCGCCGCCAAACCGCCGCAGAACGAAGCCACGGCGTTCTATCCGCGCAGCCCGTACGCCGTGAGCAAGGTGGCCGCGCATTGGTACTGCGTTAATTACCGCGAGGCCTACGGCCTGTTCGTGGCCAATGGAATTCTCTTCAATCATGAATCGCCCCGGCGGGGCGAAACGTTCGTCACCCGTAAGATCACCCGCGCCGTCGGCAGGATCGCCGCCGGTCTCCAGGACAAGCTGTACCTCGGCAACCTCGACGCCAAACGCGACTGGGGTTTCGCCGGCGATTACGTCGAAGCCATGTGGCGGATGCTCCAGAACGACCACGGAGACGACTTCGTCGTCGCCACCGGCGAGGCCCATTCCGTGCGCGAGTTCGTCGAAGCGGCCTTCGGATATGCCGGTCTCGACTGGGAACGCTATGTCGCGATTGACCCGCGCTACCTGCGTCCCACCGAAGTCGACTACTTACTCGGCGATTCTTCCAAGGCCCGGGCCGCGCTCGGCTGGACTCCGAATGTCAGCTTCGACGGGCTGGTTCGCATGATGGTCGAGAGCGATATTCTGCTGGCCAAGCGGGAAGTGGCCTTGCGCGATAGCGGTCATGCGGTTGCAATGCCGGTGCACGCCGGATAGGGAACGAGGAGGGAAATGGAACAGAACAGCCGAATCTATGTGGCAGGTCATCGCGGGCTGGTGGGTGCGGCCATCCTGCGCCGCTTGGCCGGCGATGGTTACCGGAACCTGATTACCCGGCCTCGCCGGGATCTCGATCTTACCGATCGCGACGCGGTTGAGCGCTTCTTCGGCGCGGAACGGCCCGAGTATGTGTTCCTCGCCGCCGCCAAGGTTGGCGGCATTATGGCCAACAATACCCAGCCCGCCGATTTCATCCGCGAAAACCTCTTCATTCAGGCCAACGTCATCGACGCGAGCTACCGCCACGGAGTCAAGAAACTGGTTGTGCTCGGCTCGTCGTGTATTTACCCGAAGCTGGCTCCGCAGCCCATCCGTGAGGAGTATCTTCTGGGCGGACCGTTGGAGCCAACCAACCGCGCGTACGCCGTCGCGAAGATCGCCGGCATCGTCATGGCGCAGTCCTATCGGGAACAGTTCGGGCTCAACGCCATCAACCTGATGCCCACCAATCTTTATGGGCCCGGCGATAACTTTGACCTCCAGACGTCTCACGTGCTCCCGGCGCTGATCCGGAAGTTCCACGACGCCAAGACCCGTCGCGAAGCCGCCGTTACCCTCTGGGGCAGCGGTAGTCCCCGCCGTGAGTTCCTTCACGTCGATGATTTCGCCGACGCTACACTGTTTCTGATGCTCAACTATGAAGACGACCAGATCATCAACGTCGGGACCGGCGAGGACATCACCATCGCCGACCTCGGGCGCTTGGTCGCTGAAGTCGTCGGTTTCGAGGGGCGGATCCTGTTCGACGCCACCAAACCCGACGGAACGCCGCGCAAGCAGCTCGATGTCACCCGTCTCACTGAACTCGGTTGGAAACCCAGCCGCACCCTGCGCGACGGCATTGCCGATACCTACGAATGGTACGTCCGCGAGGTGAGCCCGGAAGGCCGTAGTTTTGCCTTCGGTGGGCGATAGGCCCCATCGGCGATGCGTGTCGGCCCGCTGGTTGAAGCAAACGGCGCCGGCCGGGTTGTCCTCGCAACGCTGCTCCCGTTGATTGGCTGTGTCACCACCTCGGCGGGCGGCGACGGCGCGGCCTTCCGTTCCGCGGAAGCCGTGGCGCGTTCGGCGGGCCCTCGCGAGGCGCAAGGCTCCGTGCGCGATCCCGGGATGATTGAGATCGCGCCGGGCGCCAGTATCCAGGCTGCCGTCCGCGCCAATCCACCCGCCACGACGTTTCTTCTGAGGGCGGGCGTTTTTCGCGAGCAACGAATTACTCCAAAGCCCGGCAATAGCTTCATCGGAGAGCCCGGCGCGGTCCTGAACGGTTCACGGCTGCTTACGGTCTTCCTGCCGCGGGAAGGAGTTTGGATCGCCGGCGTCGATATAGCGGAAGAGGAATGGAGCGGTACTTGTCTGCCCGCCTACCCGCGCTGCCGCTCGCCCCACCAGGTGTTCGTCGACGACCAACCTCTCCGGCACGCCCGTGACATCGCGAGTGTCGGGGCCGGGAGTTACTACGTGGACTATGCCACGCGGCAGGTGTATCTTGGCGCGAATCCCGCGGGGCGCACCGTGGAGATCGCTGTCACGCCCTGGGCCTTCGGTGGCGAGGTATCGTGGGTCACCATCCGCGGCGTGACCGTCGAGAAGTACGCGAATCCGCCCCAGGTGGGCGCCATCCGCGGCTCCGAGGGTTCGAACTGGCTGGTCGAGGACAATACCGTCCGCAAGAACCACGGCGTCGGGATCACGATCGGTCCGGGCGGACACATCCGTCGAAACGCGGTCACTTACAACGGGCAGCTCGGCGTCTCGGCCGACGGAGCCTTCGCCGTCGTCGAAGACAACGAAATCGCGTTCAACAATACCGCCGGCTTCTTGCCCGAATGGGAGGGCGGAGGCAGCAAGTTCGCCGAGACCCAGGACCTGGCGGTCCGGAACAACTACGTCCACCACAACAACGGCTACGGCTTGTGGACCGACATCGACAACATCCGAACCGTCTACGAAGGAAACCTTGTCACCGACAACACCCACGCCGGCATCTTTCACGAGATCAGCTATGCCGCCCTCATCCGGAACAATCACTGTTACCGCAACGGCTCGGGTGAAGCCGGTTGGATCTGGGGCGGGCAAATTCAGGTGGCGACTTCCCGCGACGTCGTCGTCACGGGCAACGTCGTTGTCGTCGACGGTCGCGGCGGAAACGGAATCGTTGTCCTCCAGCAGGACCGCGGCAGCGGTGCGCTCGGCCTGCGTCAAACTCGCAACGTGTCGGTCAAGGATAACGAAGTCGTCTACCTGGGCAGGGCTGGGTTGAGCGGCGGCGCGGCCGACCATGACGAACCAGGGATGCTCGCCGGCAATGTCGTCTTCGACTCCAATCTCTATCGCTTCTCGAGTGAACCGACGCGTTGGCGGTGGCACGGTCGCGACGTGGATCTCCTCGAGTTCCGCGCCGCCGGGCAGGAAGCCAACGGCAGCGTCGACAATCGTGTCGTGCTTCCGTCGCGATAGTTCCCGTTGCGATAGACTGGAGTCACACAAAATCATGCAATTTGGCCGGCAAGGGAAGCCTCCGGTCGGTGTCATCGTCGACACCGACCTGGGCAACAGTATTGACGACGTGCTCGCGTTGTCTTTGCTGTACGGACTCGAGGGCAAGGACGAGACGCGTGTGATCGCCGTGTCCGTCAGCAAGCCAAACCTGCGGGCGGCTGCTCTCGCCGAAGTCATCGGGCGGTTTTACGCCGGAGCGGTTAGCGGCGCCTTTGCCTCGTTCCGCCGGACGCTGCCGGTCGCCCTCGCCGACAAAGGCCCCATGCCCGAAGAGACTCCGATGATGCGCGCGGTCCTCGATCGGAAGAAGGACGACGGAAGCCTGGCCTACGAATCCGGCATCCGTGGAATGAACGATACCGCCGAGGTTCGCGCGTTGTTGCGCAACGCCCTCACCGCCCAGCACGATCAGAACGCAGTGATGCTGCTGCTCGGCCCTGCCACCAATCTCGCTGCCTTGCTCGCCGTCCCGGGCGCCCGCGAATGGATCGCGACCAAGAGCCGGTTCCTCGTTGTCATGGGCGGAGCCTTCCCGGACGGTGACCCGGAGTTCAACATCAAAGCCGATATCCCCGCCGCCAAGCGCGTCTTTGCCGATTGGCCCACGCCCATCGTCGCCTCGGGATTCGAAGTCGGCAATGCGATTCCATTCCCGGGCGGGGCCATCGAAAAGGACTTCGCCTGGTCTCCCGCGCACCCGGTCGTCGATGCCTATCGCGGCTACGGCAAGATGCCGTACGACACGCCCTCGTGGGATCTCACCGCCGCCCTCTACGCCGTCCGGCCCGACGCCGGCTTCTTCAAACTCTCCGAGCCCGGTACCATTTCCGTCGACGACACCGGTCGCACCCGCTTCGCTCCATCGCCGCAAGGCAAGCACCGCTACCTGATCGTGGACCCCGCTCAAACGGGGCGCATCGTCCAAACCTACGTCGAAATCACGAGCGCCAAGCCGGTCGTGCGGCAGCCGAGATTTCGCCGTCCTCCGGTCCAGGATGCGAAACCAGCCGCGCAGCCCAAGCCGCCCGCCGTCCCCAAGAGCGAAACCACCAAGACCCCGGAGGTGAAGTAACCTTGTCGCGCTGCGCATCGTTGTTAACAGGTATGACCCTCCGGCTGGCGGCGATGGCCGCGCTTGCGCTGCCGGCGTTCACACAGGTGGCCGGCGAGTTCGAAAAGAACGTCAAGCCGCTGTTGTCCACGTCCTGCCTTGGGTGTCACAACGCGAGGAATTCCAGTGGAGGCCTGAATGTCAGCGGCTTCATGGATGTCCGTTCCGTCGCCTCCGACCGCGAGGGCTGGGAGAAACTGCTCGCCAAGATCCGCTCCGGCGAAATGCCCCCACGAGGCATTCCGAAGCCGCCCGAAGCGAAGGTGCTCGCCCTCCGCTCCACCGTCGAAGCCGAGTTTGACCGCCTGGACCGCACGACGAAGCTCGATCCCGGCCGCGTCACCGCCCGGCGCCTCAACCGCAACGAGTACTCGAACACCATCCGCGACCTGCTCGCAGTGGATTTCCGCGCCGACAAGAACTTCCCAACCGACGACTCCGGCCACGGCTTCGACAACATCGGCGAGATCCTCACCGTTTCGCCCGTGCTGATGGAGAAGTACCTGGTGGCCGCCGAGCGGATCGCCTCCCGCGCCATCGGCGCCGATCCCCTGCCGAAACCCCTCGAAGCCGAGTATCACCTCAAGACGAAGACGGTGCGCCGCATCGACTTCAGCACCGTCGAAGCCGTCCACCGCGTCGAATGGGATGGCGATTACACCGTCCGCATCGGCCTTCCCGGACAGCGAGCCGAGAACGCCGCCCCCGTCACCATGGGTTTCTGGATGGATGGCAAACTGCTCCACTCGCAGCCGGTGGAGACCAAGCCCTCCAAGCTCGTCTACTTCAACCCCTATTCGGAAGAGGAATTCCGCGTCTATCTTCCCGAGGGTGATCACGTGTTTCGCGCCGGCTTCATTGACGATCCTTTCGTCAACGGCCTCACCCAGAAGGAAGCCTACAACGACAAGGCGAACAAGTTCCTCAGCATGATCACCTTCGTCGGGCCATTCCCGTCGAAAGTCGAGAAGCCGAGCCGGAAACAGATTCTGATTTGCGATCCCGCCTCGGGCCGCCCGTGCATCCAAAAGATCGTCTCCACCCTAGCCGCCCGCGCCTACCGCCGCCCGGTGAAGCGCAATGAGGTGGCGGCGCTGCTCCGGTTCGTGGACTTGGCGATCAAAGAGGGCGGTTCGGCGGAACGCGGCATCCAGCTTGCCATCCAGGCGATGCTCGTCTCCCCGCATTTCTTATACCGCGTGGAACTGGATCCGAATCCGAAAGACCCTGCTGCCGCCCACCGGCTGAACAGTTACGAACTTGCATCGCGCCTGAGTTACTTCCTGTGGAGTTCCATGCCGGACGCGCTGCTGATGGACCTTGCCGCTTCCGGCCGCCTCGGGCAGCCCGATGTCCTCGCCGCCCAAGTGGACCGTATGCTTTCCGATCCGAAATCGGCCGCCTTCGCCGATAACTTCGCCGGACAGTGGCTCGAGACGCGCAACCTCGATTCCGTGAAGCCTGATCCCGCGAAGTTCCCCGAATGGCGTCCCGAACTGCGCGACGCCATGAAGCAGGAAACGTCGCTGTTCTTTGACGCGATGCTGCGTGAGAACCGCCCGCTCGGCGAGTTCCTCGACGCGCGGTTCACTTTTCTGAACGAAGCGCTCGCCAAGCACTACGGAATCCAAGGCGTTGCCGGACCCGACTTCCGCCGTGTCGAACTGGCCACCGATCAGCGCGGCGGTGTGCTCAGCCACGCCAGCGTACTAACCGTCACTAGTTATCCCACCCGAACGTCACCCGTGATCCGCGGCAAGTATCTTCTTCAGAACATACTCGGTGTCCCGCCGCCCGCGCCGCCGCCGGACGTTCCGCCGCTTGAGGAAGATTCCGTCGGCAACGTCGGAACCTTACGGCAGCAGCTTGAGAAACACCGCTCGAATGCGATGTGCGCTTCCTGCCACAATCGCATGGACGTTCTTGGTTTCGGCCTCGAAAACTACGACGCCACCGGCAAGTGGCGGACCATGGACGGGAAGTTCCCCATCGACGTGAGCGGAACCTTCCCGAACGGGAAGTCGTTCTCCACTCCCGCTGAAATGCGCACGATGCTCAAGGCGGACCTGCCGGAGTTCAGCCGCTGCCTCACGGAAAAGGTCATGGTGTACGCACTGGGCCGCGGGCTGGAATCCTACGACCGGAGGACGGTGAAGGCCATCACGGATAAGCTGGCCGCAGCGGACTACCGTTTCCAGACACTGATCTACGAAGTGGTGAAGAGCGCCCCGTTCCAGGAGCGGCGGGGCGAAGCAGTATCTCATAGCAACGGTTCGGAACCCAAAGAGGTAGCTCGAAAATGATCACGGCA
This DNA window, taken from Bryobacteraceae bacterium, encodes the following:
- a CDS encoding glycosyltransferase family 4 protein translates to MKILAAVIAHPLRKVAGATNAARELTQATAPLADIELAVMWDRDETVREDGLVTHYLSCYNRLGPLAAKVPRFVSIPLYDSRLPELATSGGYDLVHIHNLLPAGAAERLVNACKRKGIPYVISSHGFYELSRYAEINGFGTAKSVLADYAITQPFRRMVEGAASIFALSSYDRELLAGMGVRQRRFEIVTNGVNEFFLAPPSIAESHAVHDKWIKGSGPVLLFFGSLHAYKGVGVFLKSLRGIEGDWQAVVAGRFKHESEPRDLMRGAGLTEREASRVTFTGGVSNEELRALYRAADLFVYPTMGDTLPLVVLEAMACERAVVATRVGGIPFQVTPECGRLVEPGDACAVTRAVAELLAAPEVRRSMGIHGRRRVEQTFRWRKAAERAVAGYRVVLGVEEVKEEEVHVSGS
- a CDS encoding Gfo/Idh/MocA family oxidoreductase, giving the protein MLVEVEGRAGSSIPGVKKLSVGVIGAGDIARTAHLPVLTQCENISVDWLADVNRGNAASLAKAYKTECLPLTENLKELPAADVVLLACPYGVRQPYYEMLSERGSAIYAEKPLARTAAEHDSICAMFPDWALASGLMMRAWSSNLMAREAIGAGIFGDLRRASYSHGRPGLVTGGRYYLDPAQGGGGMLAEFGIHGVDSVLYACQAAAAEVERVHSVREGKVDLHTEAAIAMRLPGKQDAVFDVTVTGLANVFEGVELEFDDAILSYLLPGQGYALHGDIIDMDVTVRPARGGPGYRLSPAIPGVYPSTKFQMFHEFWTRFLDGVREQKPNWTSAREARLTTAVIEGIEKGGSS
- a CDS encoding NAD(P)-dependent oxidoreductase, which produces MKKIGILGANGQVGTEVCLLLRLMGEFEPVPICRSEVGSAFLRRCGFDPRLGCVDRDQDEARRLLSGLDIVADFSLPAGAASGVRKAMHAVITNLAKSAPGGVPMIYLSSITAFGVPDFHSPLREYMFSRNNYGASKRYAEGLARKAGRANGRKTYILRVGVVHGELQAVSRKTLREVLLAGDSAVHVPDCESFTVFAYSIAEAIAGIARGAEEPGRYTMLSNPGWSWRDVHEWYAKKAGTSPRIVPIGPDRPASLAARAVECVLGPLKKASKDVIAGYVGGPFPVLENALRGAYHRGGASTEIPAGLRQRQNRPYGNNHSVFPGRRPASISDSRKTMRPYAEQLQNILVGLQGRTESDRHSNTTHG
- a CDS encoding polysaccharide biosynthesis/export family protein codes for the protein MKKIVLTFAFCMAMPLMAAESAAYVLAPHDQVRVYALHVPEIPADAFRVDEEGYLNLPLVGRVAASGMTTTQLERALEAKLRNVVLEPEVTVNLVTARNQPVSVFGAVKNPGVHQLLERKRLIEVLSLAGGLREDAGSKVRITRALANGRLPLAGAADDSTGQFSVAEIDLASLMEARNPAENILVAPDDVVAVPVAEVVYVIGEVKRPGGFTLKDRETVHVLQALAMAEGMLATASSKNAKIVRSAKDETERVEIPVNLGKVMDGQAPDIGMQPGDILVVPNNIPRSVALRTAEAAVQLVTGVIIWRR
- the gmd gene encoding GDP-mannose 4,6-dehydratase yields the protein MKRALITGITGQDGSYLAELLLDKGYEVHGIIRRCSNFNTSRIDHIYADPHERQARLILHYGDLNDGTGLRRILERVNPAEVYNLGAQSHVKISFDQPEYTADCAGLGPLRLLEAVRDYQDRTGNQVRFYQAGSSEMFGAAKPPQNEATAFYPRSPYAVSKVAAHWYCVNYREAYGLFVANGILFNHESPRRGETFVTRKITRAVGRIAAGLQDKLYLGNLDAKRDWGFAGDYVEAMWRMLQNDHGDDFVVATGEAHSVREFVEAAFGYAGLDWERYVAIDPRYLRPTEVDYLLGDSSKARAALGWTPNVSFDGLVRMMVESDILLAKREVALRDSGHAVAMPVHAG
- a CDS encoding GDP-L-fucose synthase, coding for MEQNSRIYVAGHRGLVGAAILRRLAGDGYRNLITRPRRDLDLTDRDAVERFFGAERPEYVFLAAAKVGGIMANNTQPADFIRENLFIQANVIDASYRHGVKKLVVLGSSCIYPKLAPQPIREEYLLGGPLEPTNRAYAVAKIAGIVMAQSYREQFGLNAINLMPTNLYGPGDNFDLQTSHVLPALIRKFHDAKTRREAAVTLWGSGSPRREFLHVDDFADATLFLMLNYEDDQIINVGTGEDITIADLGRLVAEVVGFEGRILFDATKPDGTPRKQLDVTRLTELGWKPSRTLRDGIADTYEWYVREVSPEGRSFAFGGR
- a CDS encoding right-handed parallel beta-helix repeat-containing protein, which encodes MRVGPLVEANGAGRVVLATLLPLIGCVTTSAGGDGAAFRSAEAVARSAGPREAQGSVRDPGMIEIAPGASIQAAVRANPPATTFLLRAGVFREQRITPKPGNSFIGEPGAVLNGSRLLTVFLPREGVWIAGVDIAEEEWSGTCLPAYPRCRSPHQVFVDDQPLRHARDIASVGAGSYYVDYATRQVYLGANPAGRTVEIAVTPWAFGGEVSWVTIRGVTVEKYANPPQVGAIRGSEGSNWLVEDNTVRKNHGVGITIGPGGHIRRNAVTYNGQLGVSADGAFAVVEDNEIAFNNTAGFLPEWEGGGSKFAETQDLAVRNNYVHHNNGYGLWTDIDNIRTVYEGNLVTDNTHAGIFHEISYAALIRNNHCYRNGSGEAGWIWGGQIQVATSRDVVVTGNVVVVDGRGGNGIVVLQQDRGSGALGLRQTRNVSVKDNEVVYLGRAGLSGGAADHDEPGMLAGNVVFDSNLYRFSSEPTRWRWHGRDVDLLEFRAAGQEANGSVDNRVVLPSR
- a CDS encoding nucleoside hydrolase, which translates into the protein MQFGRQGKPPVGVIVDTDLGNSIDDVLALSLLYGLEGKDETRVIAVSVSKPNLRAAALAEVIGRFYAGAVSGAFASFRRTLPVALADKGPMPEETPMMRAVLDRKKDDGSLAYESGIRGMNDTAEVRALLRNALTAQHDQNAVMLLLGPATNLAALLAVPGAREWIATKSRFLVVMGGAFPDGDPEFNIKADIPAAKRVFADWPTPIVASGFEVGNAIPFPGGAIEKDFAWSPAHPVVDAYRGYGKMPYDTPSWDLTAALYAVRPDAGFFKLSEPGTISVDDTGRTRFAPSPQGKHRYLIVDPAQTGRIVQTYVEITSAKPVVRQPRFRRPPVQDAKPAAQPKPPAVPKSETTKTPEVK
- a CDS encoding DUF1592 domain-containing protein; protein product: MTLRLAAMAALALPAFTQVAGEFEKNVKPLLSTSCLGCHNARNSSGGLNVSGFMDVRSVASDREGWEKLLAKIRSGEMPPRGIPKPPEAKVLALRSTVEAEFDRLDRTTKLDPGRVTARRLNRNEYSNTIRDLLAVDFRADKNFPTDDSGHGFDNIGEILTVSPVLMEKYLVAAERIASRAIGADPLPKPLEAEYHLKTKTVRRIDFSTVEAVHRVEWDGDYTVRIGLPGQRAENAAPVTMGFWMDGKLLHSQPVETKPSKLVYFNPYSEEEFRVYLPEGDHVFRAGFIDDPFVNGLTQKEAYNDKANKFLSMITFVGPFPSKVEKPSRKQILICDPASGRPCIQKIVSTLAARAYRRPVKRNEVAALLRFVDLAIKEGGSAERGIQLAIQAMLVSPHFLYRVELDPNPKDPAAAHRLNSYELASRLSYFLWSSMPDALLMDLAASGRLGQPDVLAAQVDRMLSDPKSAAFADNFAGQWLETRNLDSVKPDPAKFPEWRPELRDAMKQETSLFFDAMLRENRPLGEFLDARFTFLNEALAKHYGIQGVAGPDFRRVELATDQRGGVLSHASVLTVTSYPTRTSPVIRGKYLLQNILGVPPPAPPPDVPPLEEDSVGNVGTLRQQLEKHRSNAMCASCHNRMDVLGFGLENYDATGKWRTMDGKFPIDVSGTFPNGKSFSTPAEMRTMLKADLPEFSRCLTEKVMVYALGRGLESYDRRTVKAITDKLAAADYRFQTLIYEVVKSAPFQERRGEAVSHSNGSEPKEVARK